A stretch of the Phyllopteryx taeniolatus isolate TA_2022b chromosome 5, UOR_Ptae_1.2, whole genome shotgun sequence genome encodes the following:
- the aplnr2 gene encoding apelin receptor 2 codes for MESNMSDAESLTSPSPSPFFQCDYTDWSPSFSIIPSVYMLAFVLGCLGNSLVLWAYLDRADRKRSHPAGFLRPCCRTDQKDCRYPSRRNTSSSSSSSSAGTPCPSRSLTDSLIASLALADLCFLVTLPLWAAYTALGYHWPFGQTLCQLSSFLTALNMYASIFSLSVLSVERYWVLTGHPRRRPSTRAPRALAGLWVLAGFLALPALLLRSVQVADWADESGSIACQMDYSMLIRDEPDEDERERAQMWWAAVLSLKSTLLGFLLPLVVLLVCYCSLARLLSRHFGRGPRPDPRRQRRLLRVIVTLVLAFFLCWLPLHVNKTLSLLLEFGFLPYSCALDQILLAAYPYVTCVAYLNSCLNPLLYAACDQSFRKRCRQTLLQLCGARRRKEMERREAQKEDQEGSLDGPTRTQEETADKTQEAEMVTEQ; via the coding sequence ATGGAGTCCAACATGTCAGATGCAGAGTCCTTAACCTCCCCTTCGCCTTCTCCTTTCTTCCAATGCGACTACACCGACTGGTCTCCCTCCTTCTCCATCATTCCGTCCGTCTACATGCTAGCCTTTGTGCTGGGTTGCCTAGGCAACAGTCTGGTGCTGTGGGCCTACTTGGACCGAGCCGACAGGAAGAGAAGTCATCCCGCAGGATTTCTGAGGCCCTGTTGCCGAACCGACCAGAAGGATTGTAGGTATCCGTCCAGAAGAAacacttcctccagctcctcctcctcgtctgcCGGGACCCCGTGCCCGTCCCGCTCCCTAACAGACTCTCTGATAGCCAGCTTAGCTTTAGCAGACCTCTGCTTCCTGGTGACCCTTCCCCTGTGGGCTGCGTACACGGCCCTGGGGTACCACTGGCCGTTCGGGCAGACGTTGTGCCAGCTCAGCAGCTTCCTCACTGCCCTCAACATGTACGCCAGCATCTTCAGCCTGAGCGTGCTCAGTGTGGAGCGCTATTGGGTCCTGACCGGACACCCGCGTCGCCGGCCCTCCACCCGGGCTCCGAGGGCGCTGGCGGGATTGTGGGTGTTGGCCGGGTTCCTGGCGCTGCCCGCCTTGCTGCTGCGCTCCGTCCAGGTGGCCGATTGGGCGGATGAGTCAGGTTCTATAGCGTGCCAGATGGACTACTCCATGCTGATCAGAGACGAGCCGGACGAGGACGAGAGAGAGCGTGCCCAGATGTGGTGGGCGGCGGTCCTGAGCCTCAAGTCCACGCTGCTTGGCTTCCTGTTGCCCCTCGTCGTCCTGCTGGTGTGCTACTGTTCCCTGGCCCGCCTCCTCAGCAGACACTTTGGCCGCGGGCCTCGACCTGACCCCCGGCGCCAGCGTAGGCTACTCAGGGTCATCGTGACTCTGGTGTTGGCCTTCTTCCTGTGCTGGCTGCCTCTGCACGTCAACAAGACTTTGTCGCTGCTCCTGGAGTTCGGGTTCCTGCCGTACTCCTGCGCCTTGGATCAGATCCTGCTGGCGGCGTACCCGTACGTCACCTGCGTGGCCTACCTAAACTCCTGCCTCAACCCGCTGCTCTACGCCGCCTGCGACCAGTCCTTCCGGAAGAGATGCAGGCAGACGCTCCTGCAGCTGTGCGGAGCACGGAGGAGAAAGGAAATGGAACGAAGGGAGGCGCAGAAGGAGGACCAGGAGGGGAGCTTAGACGGCCCTACGAGAACACAGGAGGAAACGGCAGACAAAACGCAGGAGGCAGAGATGGTCACTGAACAGTGA